In Arachis stenosperma cultivar V10309 chromosome 1, arast.V10309.gnm1.PFL2, whole genome shotgun sequence, one DNA window encodes the following:
- the LOC130969327 gene encoding 1,4-alpha-glucan-branching enzyme 3, chloroplastic/amyloplastic isoform X3 codes for MASGFELLGMHRHPEHRVDYMEWAPGARYCAIVADFNGWSPTENCAREGYFGHDDYGYWFIILQDNLREGEEPDELYFQQYNYVDDYDKGDSGITIDEIFKKANDEYWQPGEDRYLNNRLEGPVKLYEEIFGPNGPQTMEELGDIPDAETRYKEWVEKHGPSRYAVIDEGKEYDIFNVIVDPEWNERIRALKPPIPYWFETRKGRKAWLKKYIPGIPHGSKYRVYFNTANGPLERVPAWATYVQPGGDGVPACAIHWEPSPEQAYKWKNKSPEVPKSLRMYEAHVGISGSEPKISSFNDFTDKVLPHIKEAGYNAIQLIGVVEHKDYFTVGYRVTNFYAVSSRYGTPEDFKRLVDEAHGLGLLVFLEIVHSYAAADEMVGLSMFDGSNDCYFHSGKRGQHKFWGTRMFKYGDPDVLHFLLSNLNWWITEYQIDGFHFHSVSSMLYTHNGFASFTGDLEEYCNQYVDRDAQLYLILANEILHALYPNIITIAEDATFYPGLCEPTSQGGLGFDYYVNLSVPEMWSTFLDSVPDLEWSMTKIVNTLISSREHADRMLMYTENHNQSISGRQSFAEILFGRIDKHSHHYKESLQRGSSLHKMIRLITFTTGCRAYLNFMGNEFGHPKRVEFPTSSNNYSYSLANRQWDLLEKDGIHCDLFSFDKDMMKLDENLRVLSRRIPNFHHVNDSSMVISYIRGPLLFVFNFHPTNSYDSYSIGVDEAGEYQVILNTDEIKYGGQGILKEDQYLQRTVSRRVDGLQNCLQVSLPSRTAQVYKLRRILRI; via the exons ATGGCTTCTGG GTTTGAGCTGTTGGGCATGCATCGTCATCCAGAACATCGGGTGGATTATATGGAGTGGGCTCCAG GGGCTCGCTATTGTGCGATTGTTGCTGACTTCAATGGGTGGTCTCCTACAGAAAATTGTGCACGAGAGGGTTACTTTGGTCATGATGATTATGGATACTGGTTTATCATTCTTCAAGATAATctgagagagggagaagagccAGATGAGCTCTATTTTCAACAGTATAACTATGTAGATGATTATGATAAAGGGGACAGTGGTATCACCATTGATGAAATCTTCAAGAAAGCAAATGATGAGTATTGGCAACCAGGGGAAGATCGTTACCTAAATAATCGTCTTGAAGGGCCAGTGAAGTTATATGAGGAGATTTTCGGTCCTAATGGGCCACAAACTATGGAGGAGTTGGGAGACATACCTGATGCAGAAACAAGATATAAGGAATGGGTAGAAAAGCATGGGCCTTCCAGGTATGCTGTGATTGATGAAGGTAAGGAGTATGACATATTTAATGTGATAGTCGATCCTGAATGGAATGAGAGAATTCGTGCACTGAAACCTCCAATTCCATACTGGTTTGAGACACGTAAAGGTAGGAAAGCATGGTTGAAAAAGTATATTCCTGGCATTCCTCATGGAAGTAAGTACAGGGTATACTTTAACACAGCTAATGGACCATTGGAACGAGTACCTGCTTGGGCTACCTATGTGCAGCCAG GTGGAGATGGAGTGCCAGCTTGTGCTATCCACTGGGAACCATCCCCCGAACAGGCATAcaaatggaaaaataaaagccCCGAAGTGCCAAAATCCCTACGGATGTATGAAGCTCATGTCGGAATTAGTGGATCTGAGCCAAAAATATCCTCATTCAATGATTTTACAGACAAG GTTCTTCCTCACATAAAGGAAGCTGGATACAACGCAATCCAGTTGATTGGAGTTGTTGAACACAAGGATTATTTCACCGTTGGTTATCGA GTTACCAATTTTTATGCTGTCAGTAGTCGATATGGCACTCCTGAAGACTTCAAGCGATTAGTTGATGAGGCCCATG GTCTAGGACTGCTGGTCTTCCTAGAAATTGTGCATTCATACGCAGCTGCAGATGAAATGGTTGGATTATCAATGTTTGATGGATCAAATGACTGTTATTTTCATTCTG GTAAGCGAGGACAACACAAATTCTGGGGCACCAGAATGTTCAAATATGGCGACCCTGATGTTTTGCATTTCCTTCTCTCAAACCTGAACTG GTGGATTACAGAGTATCAGATTGATGGTTTCCACTTCCATTCAGTTTCGTCTATGCTATACACTCACAATGGTTTTGCTTCTTTTACTGGTGACTTGGAGGA GTACTGTAACCAATACGTTGACAGGGATGCACAATTGTATCTTATCCTGGCCAATGAGATACTACACGCTCTTTACCCAAATATTATCACCATAGCAGAGGAT GCAACATTTTACCCTGGATTATGTGAGCCAACTTCTCAAGGTggattgggatttgattattATGTCAACCTCTCTGTGCCTGAAATGTGGTCAACTTTTCTCGACAGTGTGCCTGACCTTGAATGGAGCATGACTAAG ATTGTCAACACATTAATTTCCAGTAGAGAACATGCTGATAGGATGCTTATGTACACTGAAAATCACAACCAG TCCATATCTGGAAGGCAATCATTTGCAGAAATATTGTTTGGCAGAATAGATAAACATTCACATCACTATAAGGAATCTTTGCAGAGAGGATCTTCATTACATAAA ATGATCAGATTGATAACGTTTACAACTGGTTGCCGTGCTTATCTGAACTTCATGGGCAACGAGTTTGGGCATCCAAAG AGAGTTGAGTTTCCAACATCAAGCAACAACTACTCATATTCACTTGCAAATCGTCAGTGGGATCTATTGGAAAAAGATGGAATTCACTGTGATTTATTTTCCTTTGATAAG GACATGATGAAGCTGGATGAAAATCTGAGAGTGCTCTCAAGACGTATTCCGAACTTTCACCATGTGAATGACAGTTCAATG GTTATATCTTACATCAGAGGCCCCCTTCTctttgttttcaattttcacCCAACCAATTCTTATGATAGTTACAGCATAGGTGTAGATGAAGCTGGAGAGTATCAA GTTATTTTAAATACAGATGAAATAAAGTATGGAGGTCAGGGAATTCTTAAAGAAGATCAGTATCTTCAAAGAACTGTCAGTAGAAG AGTTGATGGCCTTCAAAACTGCTTACAGGTGTCACTGCCTAGCAGAACTGCTCAG GTTTACAAGTTAAGACGGATTTTGAGAATATGA
- the LOC130969327 gene encoding 1,4-alpha-glucan-branching enzyme 3, chloroplastic/amyloplastic isoform X2, with amino-acid sequence MSTLSVPIKIFFHPTTTTSSFLHSQPQTLTFIPTRTPTIRASASASENPQKQHQKQQKSPPNAANTASDADKGIHPAGFLTKRGISHKAFGQFLRERYKALKDLKDEIFNRHANLKEMASGFELLGMHRHPEHRVDYMEWAPGARYCAIVADFNGWSPTENCAREGYFGHDDYGYWFIILQDNLREGEEPDELYFQQYNYVDDYDKGDSGITIDEIFKKANDEYWQPGEDRYLNNRLEGPVKLYEEIFGPNGPQTMEELGDIPDAETRYKEWVEKHGPSRYAVIDEGRKAWLKKYIPGIPHGSKYRVYFNTANGPLERVPAWATYVQPGGDGVPACAIHWEPSPEQAYKWKNKSPEVPKSLRMYEAHVGISGSEPKISSFNDFTDKVLPHIKEAGYNAIQLIGVVEHKDYFTVGYRVTNFYAVSSRYGTPEDFKRLVDEAHGLGLLVFLEIVHSYAAADEMVGLSMFDGSNDCYFHSGKRGQHKFWGTRMFKYGDPDVLHFLLSNLNWWITEYQIDGFHFHSVSSMLYTHNGFASFTGDLEEYCNQYVDRDAQLYLILANEILHALYPNIITIAEDATFYPGLCEPTSQGGLGFDYYVNLSVPEMWSTFLDSVPDLEWSMTKIVNTLISSREHADRMLMYTENHNQSISGRQSFAEILFGRIDKHSHHYKESLQRGSSLHKMIRLITFTTGCRAYLNFMGNEFGHPKRVEFPTSSNNYSYSLANRQWDLLEKDGIHCDLFSFDKDMMKLDENLRVLSRRIPNFHHVNDSSMVISYIRGPLLFVFNFHPTNSYDSYSIGVDEAGEYQVILNTDEIKYGGQGILKEDQYLQRTVSRRVDGLQNCLQVSLPSRTAQVYKLRRILRI; translated from the exons ATGTCGACCCTATCTGTTCCAATCAAAATCTTCTTCCATCCAACAACCACCACTTCCTCCTTTCTCCATTCCCAACCCCAAACCCTTACTTTCATCCCAACAAGAACACCAACCATAAGAGCTTCAGCTTCTGCTTCAGAGAACCCTCAGAAGCAACATCAGAAGCAGCAGAAGAGCCCTCCCAACGCCGCCAACACTGCTTCCGATGCCGACAAGGGCATTCACCCCGCTGGGTTTCTCACCAAACGCGGCATTTCACATAAAGCATTTGGCCAGTTCCTCCGTGAAAG GTATAAAGCATTGAAAGACCTGAAAGATGAAATTTTCAATCGCCATGCCAACCTCAAGGAGATGGCTTCTGG GTTTGAGCTGTTGGGCATGCATCGTCATCCAGAACATCGGGTGGATTATATGGAGTGGGCTCCAG GGGCTCGCTATTGTGCGATTGTTGCTGACTTCAATGGGTGGTCTCCTACAGAAAATTGTGCACGAGAGGGTTACTTTGGTCATGATGATTATGGATACTGGTTTATCATTCTTCAAGATAATctgagagagggagaagagccAGATGAGCTCTATTTTCAACAGTATAACTATGTAGATGATTATGATAAAGGGGACAGTGGTATCACCATTGATGAAATCTTCAAGAAAGCAAATGATGAGTATTGGCAACCAGGGGAAGATCGTTACCTAAATAATCGTCTTGAAGGGCCAGTGAAGTTATATGAGGAGATTTTCGGTCCTAATGGGCCACAAACTATGGAGGAGTTGGGAGACATACCTGATGCAGAAACAAGATATAAGGAATGGGTAGAAAAGCATGGGCCTTCCAGGTATGCTGTGATTGATGAAG GTAGGAAAGCATGGTTGAAAAAGTATATTCCTGGCATTCCTCATGGAAGTAAGTACAGGGTATACTTTAACACAGCTAATGGACCATTGGAACGAGTACCTGCTTGGGCTACCTATGTGCAGCCAG GTGGAGATGGAGTGCCAGCTTGTGCTATCCACTGGGAACCATCCCCCGAACAGGCATAcaaatggaaaaataaaagccCCGAAGTGCCAAAATCCCTACGGATGTATGAAGCTCATGTCGGAATTAGTGGATCTGAGCCAAAAATATCCTCATTCAATGATTTTACAGACAAG GTTCTTCCTCACATAAAGGAAGCTGGATACAACGCAATCCAGTTGATTGGAGTTGTTGAACACAAGGATTATTTCACCGTTGGTTATCGA GTTACCAATTTTTATGCTGTCAGTAGTCGATATGGCACTCCTGAAGACTTCAAGCGATTAGTTGATGAGGCCCATG GTCTAGGACTGCTGGTCTTCCTAGAAATTGTGCATTCATACGCAGCTGCAGATGAAATGGTTGGATTATCAATGTTTGATGGATCAAATGACTGTTATTTTCATTCTG GTAAGCGAGGACAACACAAATTCTGGGGCACCAGAATGTTCAAATATGGCGACCCTGATGTTTTGCATTTCCTTCTCTCAAACCTGAACTG GTGGATTACAGAGTATCAGATTGATGGTTTCCACTTCCATTCAGTTTCGTCTATGCTATACACTCACAATGGTTTTGCTTCTTTTACTGGTGACTTGGAGGA GTACTGTAACCAATACGTTGACAGGGATGCACAATTGTATCTTATCCTGGCCAATGAGATACTACACGCTCTTTACCCAAATATTATCACCATAGCAGAGGAT GCAACATTTTACCCTGGATTATGTGAGCCAACTTCTCAAGGTggattgggatttgattattATGTCAACCTCTCTGTGCCTGAAATGTGGTCAACTTTTCTCGACAGTGTGCCTGACCTTGAATGGAGCATGACTAAG ATTGTCAACACATTAATTTCCAGTAGAGAACATGCTGATAGGATGCTTATGTACACTGAAAATCACAACCAG TCCATATCTGGAAGGCAATCATTTGCAGAAATATTGTTTGGCAGAATAGATAAACATTCACATCACTATAAGGAATCTTTGCAGAGAGGATCTTCATTACATAAA ATGATCAGATTGATAACGTTTACAACTGGTTGCCGTGCTTATCTGAACTTCATGGGCAACGAGTTTGGGCATCCAAAG AGAGTTGAGTTTCCAACATCAAGCAACAACTACTCATATTCACTTGCAAATCGTCAGTGGGATCTATTGGAAAAAGATGGAATTCACTGTGATTTATTTTCCTTTGATAAG GACATGATGAAGCTGGATGAAAATCTGAGAGTGCTCTCAAGACGTATTCCGAACTTTCACCATGTGAATGACAGTTCAATG GTTATATCTTACATCAGAGGCCCCCTTCTctttgttttcaattttcacCCAACCAATTCTTATGATAGTTACAGCATAGGTGTAGATGAAGCTGGAGAGTATCAA GTTATTTTAAATACAGATGAAATAAAGTATGGAGGTCAGGGAATTCTTAAAGAAGATCAGTATCTTCAAAGAACTGTCAGTAGAAG AGTTGATGGCCTTCAAAACTGCTTACAGGTGTCACTGCCTAGCAGAACTGCTCAG GTTTACAAGTTAAGACGGATTTTGAGAATATGA
- the LOC130969327 gene encoding 1,4-alpha-glucan-branching enzyme 3, chloroplastic/amyloplastic isoform X1 produces the protein MSTLSVPIKIFFHPTTTTSSFLHSQPQTLTFIPTRTPTIRASASASENPQKQHQKQQKSPPNAANTASDADKGIHPAGFLTKRGISHKAFGQFLRERYKALKDLKDEIFNRHANLKEMASGFELLGMHRHPEHRVDYMEWAPGARYCAIVADFNGWSPTENCAREGYFGHDDYGYWFIILQDNLREGEEPDELYFQQYNYVDDYDKGDSGITIDEIFKKANDEYWQPGEDRYLNNRLEGPVKLYEEIFGPNGPQTMEELGDIPDAETRYKEWVEKHGPSRYAVIDEGKEYDIFNVIVDPEWNERIRALKPPIPYWFETRKGRKAWLKKYIPGIPHGSKYRVYFNTANGPLERVPAWATYVQPGGDGVPACAIHWEPSPEQAYKWKNKSPEVPKSLRMYEAHVGISGSEPKISSFNDFTDKVLPHIKEAGYNAIQLIGVVEHKDYFTVGYRVTNFYAVSSRYGTPEDFKRLVDEAHGLGLLVFLEIVHSYAAADEMVGLSMFDGSNDCYFHSGKRGQHKFWGTRMFKYGDPDVLHFLLSNLNWWITEYQIDGFHFHSVSSMLYTHNGFASFTGDLEEYCNQYVDRDAQLYLILANEILHALYPNIITIAEDATFYPGLCEPTSQGGLGFDYYVNLSVPEMWSTFLDSVPDLEWSMTKIVNTLISSREHADRMLMYTENHNQSISGRQSFAEILFGRIDKHSHHYKESLQRGSSLHKMIRLITFTTGCRAYLNFMGNEFGHPKRVEFPTSSNNYSYSLANRQWDLLEKDGIHCDLFSFDKDMMKLDENLRVLSRRIPNFHHVNDSSMVISYIRGPLLFVFNFHPTNSYDSYSIGVDEAGEYQVILNTDEIKYGGQGILKEDQYLQRTVSRRVDGLQNCLQVSLPSRTAQVYKLRRILRI, from the exons ATGTCGACCCTATCTGTTCCAATCAAAATCTTCTTCCATCCAACAACCACCACTTCCTCCTTTCTCCATTCCCAACCCCAAACCCTTACTTTCATCCCAACAAGAACACCAACCATAAGAGCTTCAGCTTCTGCTTCAGAGAACCCTCAGAAGCAACATCAGAAGCAGCAGAAGAGCCCTCCCAACGCCGCCAACACTGCTTCCGATGCCGACAAGGGCATTCACCCCGCTGGGTTTCTCACCAAACGCGGCATTTCACATAAAGCATTTGGCCAGTTCCTCCGTGAAAG GTATAAAGCATTGAAAGACCTGAAAGATGAAATTTTCAATCGCCATGCCAACCTCAAGGAGATGGCTTCTGG GTTTGAGCTGTTGGGCATGCATCGTCATCCAGAACATCGGGTGGATTATATGGAGTGGGCTCCAG GGGCTCGCTATTGTGCGATTGTTGCTGACTTCAATGGGTGGTCTCCTACAGAAAATTGTGCACGAGAGGGTTACTTTGGTCATGATGATTATGGATACTGGTTTATCATTCTTCAAGATAATctgagagagggagaagagccAGATGAGCTCTATTTTCAACAGTATAACTATGTAGATGATTATGATAAAGGGGACAGTGGTATCACCATTGATGAAATCTTCAAGAAAGCAAATGATGAGTATTGGCAACCAGGGGAAGATCGTTACCTAAATAATCGTCTTGAAGGGCCAGTGAAGTTATATGAGGAGATTTTCGGTCCTAATGGGCCACAAACTATGGAGGAGTTGGGAGACATACCTGATGCAGAAACAAGATATAAGGAATGGGTAGAAAAGCATGGGCCTTCCAGGTATGCTGTGATTGATGAAGGTAAGGAGTATGACATATTTAATGTGATAGTCGATCCTGAATGGAATGAGAGAATTCGTGCACTGAAACCTCCAATTCCATACTGGTTTGAGACACGTAAAGGTAGGAAAGCATGGTTGAAAAAGTATATTCCTGGCATTCCTCATGGAAGTAAGTACAGGGTATACTTTAACACAGCTAATGGACCATTGGAACGAGTACCTGCTTGGGCTACCTATGTGCAGCCAG GTGGAGATGGAGTGCCAGCTTGTGCTATCCACTGGGAACCATCCCCCGAACAGGCATAcaaatggaaaaataaaagccCCGAAGTGCCAAAATCCCTACGGATGTATGAAGCTCATGTCGGAATTAGTGGATCTGAGCCAAAAATATCCTCATTCAATGATTTTACAGACAAG GTTCTTCCTCACATAAAGGAAGCTGGATACAACGCAATCCAGTTGATTGGAGTTGTTGAACACAAGGATTATTTCACCGTTGGTTATCGA GTTACCAATTTTTATGCTGTCAGTAGTCGATATGGCACTCCTGAAGACTTCAAGCGATTAGTTGATGAGGCCCATG GTCTAGGACTGCTGGTCTTCCTAGAAATTGTGCATTCATACGCAGCTGCAGATGAAATGGTTGGATTATCAATGTTTGATGGATCAAATGACTGTTATTTTCATTCTG GTAAGCGAGGACAACACAAATTCTGGGGCACCAGAATGTTCAAATATGGCGACCCTGATGTTTTGCATTTCCTTCTCTCAAACCTGAACTG GTGGATTACAGAGTATCAGATTGATGGTTTCCACTTCCATTCAGTTTCGTCTATGCTATACACTCACAATGGTTTTGCTTCTTTTACTGGTGACTTGGAGGA GTACTGTAACCAATACGTTGACAGGGATGCACAATTGTATCTTATCCTGGCCAATGAGATACTACACGCTCTTTACCCAAATATTATCACCATAGCAGAGGAT GCAACATTTTACCCTGGATTATGTGAGCCAACTTCTCAAGGTggattgggatttgattattATGTCAACCTCTCTGTGCCTGAAATGTGGTCAACTTTTCTCGACAGTGTGCCTGACCTTGAATGGAGCATGACTAAG ATTGTCAACACATTAATTTCCAGTAGAGAACATGCTGATAGGATGCTTATGTACACTGAAAATCACAACCAG TCCATATCTGGAAGGCAATCATTTGCAGAAATATTGTTTGGCAGAATAGATAAACATTCACATCACTATAAGGAATCTTTGCAGAGAGGATCTTCATTACATAAA ATGATCAGATTGATAACGTTTACAACTGGTTGCCGTGCTTATCTGAACTTCATGGGCAACGAGTTTGGGCATCCAAAG AGAGTTGAGTTTCCAACATCAAGCAACAACTACTCATATTCACTTGCAAATCGTCAGTGGGATCTATTGGAAAAAGATGGAATTCACTGTGATTTATTTTCCTTTGATAAG GACATGATGAAGCTGGATGAAAATCTGAGAGTGCTCTCAAGACGTATTCCGAACTTTCACCATGTGAATGACAGTTCAATG GTTATATCTTACATCAGAGGCCCCCTTCTctttgttttcaattttcacCCAACCAATTCTTATGATAGTTACAGCATAGGTGTAGATGAAGCTGGAGAGTATCAA GTTATTTTAAATACAGATGAAATAAAGTATGGAGGTCAGGGAATTCTTAAAGAAGATCAGTATCTTCAAAGAACTGTCAGTAGAAG AGTTGATGGCCTTCAAAACTGCTTACAGGTGTCACTGCCTAGCAGAACTGCTCAG GTTTACAAGTTAAGACGGATTTTGAGAATATGA
- the LOC130969350 gene encoding protein PALE CRESS, chloroplastic, which produces MSTLSVPIKLFHPTTTTSSFLHSQSQTLTFIPSRTPTVRASASTSENPHKAFGQFLRRSEYRLYFNTPNGALERGPACAKYVQPGLRVRCIKKENEKEEVLLEGMPKEYYDDEWQARQREETKELHQLRKEEDEEEERKMDEYREIGMRLKGYPEQDVIKARKLVSSFILAAEEIEEKIEEAAEKGELNELVLMVIWNRLDLARRDEEKDAIRSLDLLYRRVETEILRREATPAMRLLNELLIMYDGFDFSEWLKKCKKIMIDIFPREDPFSVLIPPGFESFDIDKLEGPLRPTLEDDGALLRVDFVREVDALLQEVRADQSEVENAAGFDPQSVANRLKQQEKQQTIRQVEALLDLAIGLTW; this is translated from the exons ATGTCGACCCTCTCTGTTCCAATCAAACTCTTCCATCCAACAACCACCACTTCCTCCTTTCTCCACTCCCAATCCCAAACCCTTACTTTCATCCCATCAAGAACACCAACCGTAAGAGCGTCGGCTTCTACTTCAGAGAACCCGCATAAAGCATTTGGCCAGTTCCTCCGTCGAAG TGAGTACAGGTTATACTTTAACACGCCTAATGGAGCATTGGAGCGAGGACCTGCTTGTGCTAAGTATGTGCAGCCAG GTTTAAGAGTGAGGTGTATCAAAAAGGAAAATGAAAAGGAAGAGGTGCTTCTAGAAGGGATGCCAAAGGAGTACTATGATGAT GAATGGCAAGCTCGACAACGTGAAGAGACAAAGGAATTGCATCAGTTACGCAAAGAagaagatgaggaagaagaaagaaagatggaTGAATATAGGGAAATTGGCATGCGACTGAAGGGATACCCTGAACAAGATGTCATAAAAGCACGGAAGTTGGTTTCAAGCTTTATACTAGCTGCCGAAGAAATTGAAGAG AAAATCGAGGAAGCTGCTGAGAAAGGAGAACTCAATGAACTTGTTTTAATGGTCATATGGAACCGGCTTGATCTTGCCCGGCGTGAT GAGGAAAAGGATGCTATAAGAAGTCTGGATCTGTTATACAGAAGGGTTGAG ACTGAGATCTTGAGACGAGAGGCTACCCCTGCAATGAGACTACTAAACGAACTTTTGATTATGTATGATGGCTTTGACTTCAGTGAATGGCTGAAGAAATGTAAAAAGATCATGATTGATATTTTTCCACGGGAGGATCCATTCAGTGTTCTCATTCCACCAGGATTCGAGTCTTTTGACATTGATAAG CTTGAAGGGCCCTTGCGACCGACCCTTGAAGATGATGGTGCTCTATTGAGGGTGGACTTCGTAAGGGAGGTGGATGCATTGCTACAAGAAGTTCGAGCCGATCAAAGTGAAGTGGAAAATGCAGCAGGATTCGATCCACAATCTGTTGCAAATAGATTGAAGCAACAAGAGAAGCAACAAACAATACGCCAAGTAGAAGCTCTAttagatttagcaattggtttgACATGGTAG
- the LOC130984541 gene encoding uncharacterized protein LOC130984541, translating to MSFCCGFEELLYFFCGVLTAQLMKTKMLLGVMGISFSYFLIATDSNLIDELKLLALPPPKQELWRLLGFASTIIDSLSTALSLPDHLIFDSLKILICGASIPMLSGILLYMLSISRQSYSLIIHIKAHTTIIMIIWTVESVLYPFLLDDIKNGDVYKLFSWGSLAVMQHAIPMPTIYRICCFYVFIHAFIVKPMGINSLLNSLVTAFALFHVLFGIYLNYNNKPPPQNLGTVEEASAHSTGEDQPQVVSSAVASPQASHEDQPLQIVIEEASPQSTATA from the coding sequence ATGTCGTTTTGCTGTGGATTCGAGGAATTGCTGTATTTCTTCTGTGGAGTTCTTACAGCGCAGTTGATGAAAACAAAGATGTTGTTAGGTGTTATGGGaataagtttcagttatttccTAATTGCCACTGATAGCAATCTGATTGACGAACTAAAACTCCTTGCACTCCCACCGCCCAAGCAAGAGCTGTGGAGATTACTGGGGTTTGCTTCTACTATAATTGATTCTCTCTCCACCGCTCTCAGCCTCCCCGATCATTTAATCTTTGACTCCTTAAAGATCCTTATATGCGGTGCAAGCATTCCTATGCTCTCTGGGATCCTACTCTATATGTTAAGCATTTCGAGGCAATCCTACTCATTGATAATCCATATCAAGGCTCATACAACAATCATAATGATAATTTGGACTGTTGAAAGTGTTCTCTACCCGTTCTTATTAGACGATATAAAGAATGGAGATGTATACAAGTTGTTTTCTTGGGGTTCCCTTGCTGTGATGCAACATGCCATTCCAATGCCCACAATATACCGAATTTGCTGCTTCTATGTATTTATCCATGCTTTTATTGTAAAACCAATGGGCATAAATTCCCTCTTAAACTCTCTTGTAACTGCTTTTGCTCTTTTTCACGTACTTTTCGGTATTTATCTAAACTATAATAATAAACCTCCACCTCAAAATCTTGGAACTGTTGAAGAAGCTTCAGCACATTCTACTGGTGAAGATCAACCACAAGTTGTCTCTTCTGCGGTAGCTTCTCCGCAAGCCAGTCATGAAGATCAACCACTGCAAATAGTCATAGAGGAAGCTTCCCCACAATCTACTGCAACtgcttaa